In Ooceraea biroi isolate clonal line C1 chromosome 13, Obir_v5.4, whole genome shotgun sequence, a genomic segment contains:
- the LOC105286002 gene encoding aspartate aminotransferase, mitochondrial: MAHTTRLIATTGNLLKGTCNSLSMAMRSSSSWWSHVEMGPPDAILGVTEAFKKDQNPKKINLGAGAYRDDNGKPYVLPSVRKAEEKIRSKKMDKEYSAISGNGEFCQHSINLALGEGNEVVANGLNATVQGISGTGSLFLGAQFLSRHFPGNKEIYLPTPSWGNHGPLFRLAGLTVKSYRYYDPSTCGLDFKGVVEDISNIPERSIILLHACAHNPTGVDPKPEQWAELSILIKKKNLFPFFDMAYQGFASGDLTRDAYAVRLFIKEGHKIALSQSYAKNMGLYGERVGAFTLVTSSKDEAARTLSQLKILIRPMYSNPPIYGARIVNEILSTPELRQEWLRDVKGMADRIISVRTKLRDNLKKNGSSRNWSHITDQIGMFCYTGLKPNEVEKLTKDFSIYLTKDGRISMAGVTSKNVEYLAHAIHEVTK; this comes from the exons CTCATGGTGGTCCCACGTAGAAATGGGGCCACCAGATGCCATTTTGGGAGTCACTGAAGCATTCAAGAAGGACCAGAATCCAAAGAAGATCAATTTAGGCGCTGGTGCTTACAGAGACGACAATGGCAAACCATACGTTCTCCCGAGTGTCCGCAAG GCAGAAGAAAAGATACGGAGCAAAAAAATGGACAAGGAATACTCTGCAATTTCTGGCAACGGCGAGTTTTGTCAACATAGTATTAATCTGGCTCTCGGCGAGGGAAACGAGGTCGTCGCGAATGGACTG AATGCGACTGTTCAAGGAATCTCTGGTACTGGTTCCCTATTTCTCGGCGCGCAATTTCTGTCTCGTCATTTCCCGGGCAATAAAGAGATTTATTTGCCGACTCCTTCGTGGGGAAATCATGGTCCTCTATTCAGACTTGCCGGTCTTACCGTCAAGTCTTACCGCTACTATGATCCAAGCACCTGCGGCCTGGATTTCAAAGGAGTGGTGGAAGACATATCC AATATTCCCGAGAGATCGATAATCCTTCTGCATGCCTGTGCTCACAATCCCACTGGCGTGGATCCTAAACCGGAACAGTGGGCGGAATTGTCAATTCTGATTAAGAAGAAGAATCTATTTCCATTTTTTGATATGGCGTACCAAGGCTTTGCCTCAG GTGATCTTACGAGGGATGCCTATGCGGTCAGACTGTTTATTAAGGAGGGTCACAAGATTGCCTTATCTCAGTCCTACGCAAAAAATATGGGTCTATATG GCGAACGCGTCGGAGCATTCACTCTAGTGACTTCCAGCAAGGACGAAGCTGCGCGCACTTTATCGCAGTTGAAGATCCTGATCAGGCCGATGTACTCGAACCCGCCGATCTACGGAGCTCGTATCGTCAACGAGATTCTGAGTACTCCGGAGCTGCGACAGGAGTGGCTGCGCGACGTGAAGGGGATGGCCGACCGCATCATTTCGGTTCGCACGAAACTGCGCGATAATCTGAAGAAGAACGGCAGCAGCCGCAACTGGTCTCACATCACCGATCAGATCGGAATGTTCTGTTACACTGGCCTCAAACCGAACGAA GTGGAGAAGCTCACGAAGGATTTCAGCATTTATCTGACCAAGGACGGCCGCATCTCCATGGCTGGGGTGACGTCGAAAAATGTGGAATACCTGGCGCACGCGATTCACGAAGTTACGAAGTAA